A part of Sulfurimonas sp. HSL-1716 genomic DNA contains:
- the rplM gene encoding 50S ribosomal protein L13 encodes MKFTKIATPEQIDQKWVLIDAEGKTFGRIVTEIATRLRGKDKPCYTPNFDCGDYVVVVNASKAVFKGAGKIAGKEYFTHSGYFGSTKSVKMTELLENNPEKLFKLATRGMLPKTKLGAKMLKKLKVYAGAEHPHTAQLAK; translated from the coding sequence ATGAAATTTACAAAAATTGCAACTCCTGAACAAATCGATCAAAAATGGGTTTTGATCGATGCTGAAGGGAAGACGTTTGGACGTATCGTAACTGAGATCGCTACTCGTCTTCGCGGTAAAGATAAACCGTGTTATACACCGAATTTCGATTGTGGTGATTATGTGGTTGTAGTGAACGCTTCAAAAGCTGTATTCAAAGGTGCAGGTAAGATAGCCGGTAAAGAGTATTTTACTCACAGCGGTTACTTTGGATCGACTAAAAGCGTTAAAATGACCGAGCTTTTAGAAAACAATCCTGAGAAACTATTCAAACTGGCGACTCGCGGTATGCTACCAAAAACAAAACTTGGTGCTAAAATGCTTAAAAAACTAAAAGTGTATGCAGGTGCAGAACATCCTCATACTGCTCAATTAGCGAAGTAA
- a CDS encoding thiamine pyrophosphate-dependent enzyme, with protein MSEMKKIKNLKEFSTSADRFEGANLLCPGCAHSIIVREILNATNDDLILSASTGCLEVCTAVYPYTSWDASWIHIGFENGSTAVAGAEAMHKALKRKGRLKQPDREPKFVSFAGDGASYDIGFQWISGCMERGHNIMHVVLDNEVYANTGGQRSSSTPIGSSATTSPAGRISYGEKKNKKDMLSIMAAHQVPYVAQVAPNKWKDMVKKIQHGLAVDGPVFINAMSACTTEWKFDPKDTMSISDLATDSLVFPLYEIIDGHELNITYRPKNIVPVEEYLAAQGRFKHLFKDEYKYLIKEWQERIDAQWAYLQRREEARV; from the coding sequence ATGAGTGAAATGAAAAAAATTAAAAACTTAAAAGAGTTTTCAACATCGGCGGATCGCTTTGAGGGGGCAAACCTTCTTTGTCCCGGTTGTGCTCACTCTATCATTGTTCGTGAAATCTTAAATGCGACAAACGATGATCTTATCCTTTCGGCGTCTACGGGATGTCTGGAAGTGTGTACGGCAGTTTATCCATATACGTCTTGGGATGCTTCTTGGATACATATCGGTTTTGAGAACGGTTCGACTGCAGTTGCAGGTGCAGAGGCAATGCACAAAGCGCTAAAAAGAAAAGGGCGTCTAAAGCAGCCTGATCGTGAGCCTAAGTTCGTTTCTTTCGCAGGTGACGGTGCGTCTTACGATATCGGTTTCCAATGGATCTCGGGATGTATGGAACGCGGTCACAACATCATGCACGTCGTACTTGATAACGAAGTATATGCAAATACGGGAGGACAGCGTTCAAGCTCTACTCCTATCGGTTCAAGCGCTACTACTTCTCCTGCTGGACGTATAAGCTACGGTGAAAAGAAAAACAAAAAAGATATGCTTTCTATCATGGCGGCTCATCAGGTTCCATATGTAGCGCAGGTCGCTCCAAACAAATGGAAAGACATGGTGAAAAAGATCCAGCACGGTCTAGCTGTGGACGGACCTGTATTTATCAACGCGATGAGTGCTTGTACGACAGAGTGGAAATTTGATCCGAAAGATACTATGAGTATCTCTGATCTGGCGACGGATTCTTTGGTATTCCCTCTTTACGAAATAATCGACGGTCATGAACTAAACATCACTTACCGTCCTAAAAACATCGTTCCTGTAGAGGAATATCTTGCAGCACAAGGACGTTTTAAACATCTATTCAAAGATGAGTACAAATATCTTATCAAAGAGTGGCAAGAGCGTATCGATGCTCAGTGGGCGTATCTGCAACGCCGCGAAGAAGCACGCGTATAA
- a CDS encoding pyruvate flavodoxin oxidoreductase subunit gamma: protein MLEIRWHSRAGQGAVTGAKGLADVVSTTGKEVQAFAFYGSAKRGAAMTAYNRVDDKPIMNHEKYMSPDYVFVIDPALVFTTDVTINDKESTVYIVTTHMNTDELVAAQPKLAGKKVYTVDCIKIAQETIGRAIPNTPMLGAFMKISNMYDIEFFKENMKRILGKLPQKIIDANMLAIQRAYDEVK, encoded by the coding sequence ATGCTAGAAATCAGATGGCACAGCCGTGCGGGACAGGGTGCTGTTACTGGTGCAAAAGGCTTGGCAGACGTTGTTTCAACGACAGGAAAAGAGGTGCAGGCTTTCGCATTTTACGGATCTGCCAAACGTGGAGCAGCGATGACTGCGTATAATCGTGTTGACGATAAACCGATAATGAATCACGAAAAATATATGAGTCCGGATTATGTTTTTGTTATAGATCCGGCTTTGGTTTTTACGACAGACGTTACTATCAACGATAAAGAAAGTACGGTCTATATCGTTACTACTCATATGAACACCGATGAGCTTGTGGCTGCACAGCCTAAGCTTGCAGGTAAAAAAGTCTACACGGTCGATTGTATCAAAATCGCTCAAGAGACTATCGGACGTGCTATTCCAAATACGCCGATGCTCGGCGCGTTTATGAAAATCTCGAATATGTACGACATAGAGTTCTTTAAAGAGAATATGAAACGTATCCTGGGTAAGTTACCTCAAAAAATCATTGATGCAAATATGCTGGCTATCCAGCGTGCATACGATGAAGTGAAATAA
- a CDS encoding class I SAM-dependent methyltransferase, whose product MSEKSTFDNRAEGWDSSSMRVQLAQNTYNAIVKEIPLKDDMDVIDFGAGTGLLSRNIALHVNSLLGIDTSRGMLEKLDALEMDNVVSCYGDFCEFKSVKKYDGIVSSMTMHHIKELDKLFTKMHELLKEGGFIAIADLMSEDGTFHPDNEGVHHFGFDEDELVHIAKKHGFKEVRYEKIFEVEKEGKNPYGIFLLTARR is encoded by the coding sequence ATGAGTGAAAAAAGTACATTTGACAATAGAGCCGAAGGCTGGGACAGTTCAAGCATGCGCGTGCAGCTTGCGCAAAATACTTACAATGCGATCGTAAAAGAGATACCGCTGAAAGACGATATGGATGTTATCGATTTCGGCGCGGGGACCGGGCTTTTGAGCAGAAATATCGCTTTACATGTAAATTCTTTGCTGGGCATAGATACTTCGCGGGGAATGCTTGAAAAACTCGATGCTTTGGAGATGGACAACGTCGTTTCCTGTTACGGCGATTTCTGCGAGTTTAAGAGCGTGAAGAAGTATGACGGGATCGTAAGTTCCATGACGATGCATCATATCAAGGAACTGGACAAACTCTTTACAAAGATGCATGAACTTTTAAAAGAGGGCGGCTTCATCGCGATCGCCGATCTTATGAGCGAAGACGGGACTTTTCATCCGGATAACGAAGGAGTGCATCATTTCGGGTTCGATGAAGATGAGCTTGTCCATATAGCAAAAAAGCACGGCTTTAAAGAGGTGCGCTATGAAAAGATATTTGAAGTGGAAAAAGAGGGCAAAAATCCTTACGGCATCTTTTTGCTGACGGCAAGAAGATGA
- the rpsI gene encoding 30S ribosomal protein S9, with the protein MANKIYATGRRKSSIAKVWLTPGTGKITINGLSLDAWLGGLEAKKLRVKQPLALTKQDTSVDIVATTLGGGFGGQSDALRHGISRALVKFDASFRAILKPEGMMTRDSRTVERKKPGLRKARRSPQFSKR; encoded by the coding sequence ATGGCTAATAAAATATATGCAACAGGACGTCGTAAGTCTTCAATAGCAAAAGTGTGGTTAACTCCGGGGACTGGTAAAATCACAATCAACGGTCTTTCATTAGACGCATGGTTAGGTGGTCTTGAAGCGAAAAAACTTCGTGTAAAACAACCACTTGCATTAACAAAACAAGATACATCGGTTGATATCGTAGCTACTACATTAGGCGGTGGTTTCGGTGGACAATCCGATGCATTACGCCACGGTATCTCTCGTGCACTGGTTAAGTTCGACGCATCGTTTAGAGCGATCCTTAAACCAGAAGGCATGATGACTCGTGATTCACGTACTGTTGAACGTAAGAAACCGGGTCTTAGAAAAGCACGCCGTTCACCGCAATTCTCTAAACGTTAA
- a CDS encoding peptide-binding protein, which yields MIRYFYLLIIFISLHASTLHLATSANPSRLNPILATDSSSSEIADFIFNGLVKYDKDSSTIIGDLAEKFYFENNTTLIFKLHPNVKWQDGAPFSSKDVVFTYDLINSKNVVSPYSATFRMVKSVEALDKDTVRVTYKKPYFKALETWMMGILPYHILKDEKNLMNSSFNTHPIGTGAYKLERLEYSKDIVLSANENYFLGRPKIDKIVFHVIPDPMTRFLMLKSAKIDVGSLEPMELERQVNKNFFKIFNKYEDIAHSYTYLGFNLRKKKFQDPRVREALSLAIDREELVNILFLGHARVCTGPFLPTGAAFNKDVKAPKQNIKRAKELLREAGYDQKHPLSFEITTSNSSSVRPYAAQILQYQLHKAGVKVTLRVMEWQAFLNMVVFPRKFDTVLLGWSLSSTPDPYLLWHSDNDKKGGFNFIGYHNKKVDHEIDVMQNVVDRKKLAHIWQSIFADITADNPYLFLFIPNNIAVANKKIKNIEPSPSGIWYNYKDWEITDE from the coding sequence ATGATACGCTATTTCTATCTTTTGATCATCTTTATCTCATTGCACGCATCGACGCTGCATCTTGCTACCTCCGCGAATCCTTCGCGTTTAAATCCTATTTTGGCGACGGATTCAAGCTCATCGGAAATAGCTGATTTTATATTTAACGGTCTTGTAAAATACGATAAAGACTCATCTACCATCATCGGCGATCTGGCGGAGAAGTTCTATTTTGAAAACAACACGACGCTTATTTTCAAACTTCATCCAAACGTAAAGTGGCAGGACGGAGCTCCCTTTAGTTCCAAGGATGTGGTCTTTACGTACGATCTTATAAATTCAAAAAACGTAGTTTCACCCTACAGCGCGACTTTTCGCATGGTCAAAAGCGTCGAAGCCCTCGACAAGGATACCGTAAGGGTTACCTATAAAAAACCCTATTTTAAAGCACTGGAAACATGGATGATGGGTATTTTGCCCTATCATATACTAAAAGACGAAAAAAATCTTATGAACTCCTCTTTTAACACGCATCCCATAGGAACAGGAGCGTATAAACTAGAGCGTCTTGAATACTCAAAAGATATAGTCTTGAGTGCGAACGAGAACTATTTTTTAGGACGTCCGAAGATAGACAAGATCGTCTTTCATGTCATCCCCGACCCTATGACGCGTTTTTTGATGCTAAAGTCGGCAAAGATAGATGTCGGCTCGCTTGAACCGATGGAGCTTGAAAGACAGGTGAACAAGAACTTTTTCAAGATTTTTAACAAATATGAAGATATTGCTCACTCCTATACGTATCTCGGATTTAATTTAAGAAAGAAAAAGTTTCAAGATCCGCGTGTCCGCGAAGCTCTCTCGTTGGCTATCGACAGAGAAGAGCTGGTAAATATCCTGTTTTTGGGACATGCGAGAGTCTGTACAGGTCCTTTTTTACCGACGGGAGCCGCTTTTAACAAGGATGTCAAAGCGCCAAAACAGAACATAAAAAGAGCCAAAGAGCTTTTACGCGAAGCCGGATATGATCAAAAGCATCCCCTCTCTTTTGAGATAACGACGTCAAACTCCAGCTCCGTACGTCCTTATGCCGCGCAGATACTGCAGTATCAGCTTCACAAAGCGGGAGTCAAAGTAACGCTGCGCGTTATGGAGTGGCAGGCATTTTTAAATATGGTGGTCTTTCCAAGAAAGTTTGATACCGTACTTTTGGGCTGGTCACTCTCATCTACGCCCGATCCCTATCTTTTGTGGCATAGTGACAACGATAAAAAAGGCGGGTTTAATTTTATAGGGTATCATAACAAAAAAGTTGACCATGAGATCGACGTGATGCAAAATGTGGTGGATAGAAAGAAGCTGGCACATATCTGGCAGAGTATCTTTGCCGATATCACAGCCGACAACCCGTATCTGTTTTTGTTCATCCCCAATAACATAGCCGTAGCCAACAAAAAAATAAAAAATATCGAGCCGAGCCCTAGCGGGATCTGGTATAACTACAAAGACTGGGAGATCACAGATGAGTGA
- a CDS encoding HAD family hydrolase: MTILFDLDGTLIDSTEAILESFYKTFEIFDLPFPKEADIKALVGHPLDVMYKELGVEEKIVWDLVDAYKEHYREISTQKTVLLPFAREAVELASKNARVGVVTTKTGKYSKLLMEHFNVMKHFEILIGREDVKNPKPHAEPIQKAIDFLRVDKEDCWMIGDTRMDLISAKNAGIKSVAVISEYEAVEELKKHTNIIKSNALEAVRSILK, translated from the coding sequence ATGACGATACTCTTTGATCTGGACGGAACCCTTATAGATTCGACAGAAGCCATATTGGAGAGTTTTTACAAAACATTTGAAATATTCGATCTTCCTTTCCCAAAGGAAGCGGATATAAAAGCTTTGGTGGGACATCCGCTTGATGTTATGTATAAAGAACTCGGAGTCGAAGAAAAGATCGTTTGGGATCTGGTAGATGCTTATAAAGAGCATTATAGAGAGATATCGACGCAAAAGACGGTGCTTTTGCCGTTTGCAAGAGAGGCCGTGGAACTTGCAAGTAAAAATGCAAGAGTCGGTGTCGTTACGACAAAAACCGGCAAATATTCCAAGCTTTTGATGGAGCATTTTAACGTAATGAAACATTTTGAAATATTAATCGGCAGAGAAGATGTAAAAAACCCGAAACCGCATGCCGAGCCCATACAAAAAGCGATAGATTTTTTAAGGGTCGACAAGGAAGATTGCTGGATGATCGGAGACACGAGAATGGATTTGATTTCAGCAAAAAATGCAGGCATAAAAAGTGTCGCAGTGATAAGTGAATACGAAGCTGTAGAGGAATTGAAAAAGCATACGAATATAATAAAAAGTAATGCACTGGAAGCCGTCCGAAGTATCCTAAAATAG
- a CDS encoding 4Fe-4S dicluster-binding protein: MANKGWDEFEIGAMLRSFNGPVKDVALIHQEDRAYSENNSFTASVADWRIEKPVFNKDFCIDCQFCWIYCPDISIISRDKKMVGVDMDHCKGCGICVEVCPTNPKSLLMYSEQTDEEEALAAWPSKDEGEN, from the coding sequence ATGGCAAATAAAGGGTGGGATGAATTCGAAATCGGTGCGATGCTTCGTTCGTTTAACGGTCCTGTTAAAGATGTTGCATTAATTCATCAAGAAGATAGAGCTTATTCGGAAAATAACTCTTTTACTGCAAGTGTCGCAGACTGGCGTATAGAAAAACCGGTGTTTAACAAAGACTTTTGTATCGATTGTCAATTTTGTTGGATATATTGTCCGGATATCTCTATTATCTCTCGTGACAAAAAGATGGTAGGTGTCGATATGGATCACTGTAAAGGATGCGGGATTTGTGTCGAGGTGTGTCCTACAAATCCGAAATCGCTTCTTATGTATTCAGAACAGACAGATGAGGAAGAAGCACTTGCTGCTTGGCCTAGTAAAGATGAAGGAGAAAACTAA
- a CDS encoding RecB-like helicase, whose protein sequence is MFKNKLAYEASAGSGKTFNLVVRYLSLLFMGASPSKVLALTFTNKAASEMQERIVLTLKELQNRDELDVICDVTAIPKDEILKKKKDVLEQFLNADVKIMTLDKFFAKILRKFSLYAGLMPNFTTFASQHEQKLFARFLDEVSVAYKDETLIDLSLMMDKRVSDIFSLLDELYSKLSEINKLSFAYAPYKEYEQKVLDAFLKIRQAVLACRDASTTVKNAVEGEEFESVLSKAWLSRDTLDYSTFKKCYQPFMDGELRVIKENVELYMKAREQSFFSSLFALLDTYVKSKKALAYEIAELGFDDISALVHELLSSRIDSEFLYFRLDSKIEHILLDEFQDTSVRQYEILRPLIKEITSGEGVHKNGSFFFVGDVKQSIYRFRGGVSALFDFVRQDNDVEVEPLVVNYRSQKEIVDFVNSVFREKIKGYKDQSVKTDAAGGYVEVVKSDDILQTTLLRLQELIDLKANLNEIAVLTATNGDGQEIEAVLKNAEINVVTETTTKLINQDVVKALIEYLKYLYFKEEIYGHNFFALLGRENSALAKVDVNVLSLQEIVKDAIDRYDLFDGEFHLLRFMGMLENYQDIEQFLFEYERDDTTAAASDLNGVRVLTVHKSKGLEYAHVIVMDRLKKAPPSRAPIIYEYDGVELRNIYLRMSGRDALDSSYAAALQKEKNLVAEDNLNALYVAFTRARENLFIVSKEKDSVFEPLNLEAVSYGVLEVKEHAQVKKIQKTPLEYKALRYGIQTDILSVAKEEEDDRRALNFGLALHYCLEMMQEFTKESLQSAYSVMLNRYGNILDADELAGIQKRIEVLLKNERFLELVKGEHFKEKGMLVKGELRYMDLLVKRVEGGYNIIDYKSSQNPSENHVKQVLGYKRAVQEITSCEVRGYLCYLHEDETKIKEVL, encoded by the coding sequence ATGTTTAAAAATAAATTGGCCTACGAGGCGAGTGCGGGAAGCGGAAAGACTTTCAATCTGGTCGTGAGATATCTGAGTCTTCTTTTTATGGGAGCATCGCCTTCAAAAGTGCTGGCACTCACCTTTACGAATAAAGCTGCTTCGGAGATGCAAGAACGCATTGTTCTTACGCTTAAAGAACTTCAAAACAGAGATGAGCTTGATGTCATTTGCGATGTTACCGCAATACCGAAAGATGAGATACTTAAAAAGAAAAAAGATGTTTTAGAGCAATTCTTAAATGCAGACGTGAAGATAATGACGCTTGATAAATTCTTTGCAAAGATACTTAGAAAGTTTTCACTTTACGCAGGACTGATGCCCAACTTCACGACATTTGCATCGCAGCATGAGCAAAAACTCTTTGCGCGCTTTTTGGACGAGGTAAGCGTAGCTTACAAAGATGAAACGCTGATCGATCTCTCGCTTATGATGGACAAGCGCGTGAGCGACATCTTTTCACTGCTCGATGAGCTTTACTCAAAACTCTCGGAGATAAACAAGCTCTCATTTGCGTATGCGCCTTATAAAGAGTACGAGCAAAAAGTACTTGATGCGTTTTTAAAGATACGTCAGGCGGTGCTTGCATGCCGGGATGCTTCGACTACCGTGAAAAATGCGGTCGAGGGAGAAGAGTTCGAGTCCGTCTTGTCAAAAGCGTGGCTTTCAAGGGATACGCTTGATTATTCGACGTTTAAAAAGTGTTATCAGCCTTTCATGGACGGCGAGCTAAGAGTTATAAAAGAGAACGTAGAACTCTATATGAAAGCCCGCGAACAGAGTTTTTTCAGTTCACTTTTTGCTCTTTTAGATACTTATGTCAAAAGCAAAAAAGCGCTGGCTTATGAGATTGCAGAGCTTGGATTTGACGATATTTCGGCTCTTGTGCATGAACTTTTAAGCAGCAGGATCGACAGTGAGTTTCTCTATTTCAGGCTGGATTCCAAGATAGAACATATCCTGCTCGATGAGTTTCAAGATACAAGCGTACGGCAGTATGAGATACTCCGTCCGCTTATCAAAGAGATCACTTCGGGAGAGGGAGTGCATAAAAACGGAAGTTTTTTCTTTGTAGGAGACGTCAAACAATCTATCTACAGGTTTCGCGGCGGTGTGAGTGCCCTTTTTGATTTTGTGCGTCAGGATAACGATGTAGAAGTGGAACCGCTGGTAGTAAATTACCGTTCTCAAAAAGAGATCGTGGATTTTGTAAACAGCGTGTTTAGAGAGAAGATCAAAGGCTACAAAGACCAAAGCGTCAAGACGGACGCCGCGGGAGGATATGTCGAGGTCGTTAAAAGCGATGATATCTTACAAACGACGCTTCTCAGACTTCAAGAGCTAATAGACCTTAAAGCGAATTTAAACGAGATAGCCGTACTTACGGCAACCAACGGTGACGGGCAGGAGATCGAAGCGGTACTGAAAAATGCCGAAATAAATGTCGTGACGGAAACGACGACAAAACTGATAAATCAGGATGTCGTAAAAGCGCTTATCGAGTATCTGAAATACCTCTATTTCAAAGAAGAGATATACGGACACAACTTCTTTGCGCTGCTCGGACGTGAAAACTCTGCGCTTGCAAAAGTAGATGTAAATGTTCTTTCTTTGCAAGAGATAGTAAAAGATGCCATCGACAGATACGATCTTTTCGACGGAGAGTTTCATCTTCTTCGTTTTATGGGTATGCTGGAGAACTATCAGGATATAGAGCAGTTTCTTTTTGAGTATGAAAGAGACGATACGACTGCTGCGGCATCTGATCTAAACGGAGTAAGAGTACTTACCGTACATAAATCAAAAGGGCTGGAGTATGCGCATGTTATCGTGATGGACAGATTAAAAAAAGCCCCTCCCTCCCGTGCCCCTATCATCTATGAGTATGACGGAGTAGAGCTGCGTAACATCTATCTCAGGATGAGCGGCCGCGATGCTTTGGACAGCTCTTATGCAGCGGCCCTTCAAAAAGAGAAAAATCTCGTCGCAGAGGATAATCTAAACGCCCTGTATGTCGCGTTTACAAGGGCAAGAGAGAATCTTTTTATCGTTAGCAAGGAAAAAGATTCCGTTTTCGAACCGTTGAATCTGGAAGCAGTGAGTTACGGTGTTTTAGAGGTAAAAGAACATGCGCAGGTGAAAAAAATACAAAAGACACCTCTTGAGTACAAAGCACTGCGTTACGGAATACAAACGGATATCTTGTCAGTTGCCAAAGAGGAGGAAGATGACCGTCGTGCTCTCAATTTCGGTCTGGCTCTTCACTACTGTCTGGAGATGATGCAGGAATTTACAAAAGAGAGTCTGCAAAGCGCTTACAGCGTAATGTTAAACAGATATGGGAATATTCTTGATGCGGATGAACTTGCAGGTATTCAAAAACGTATAGAGGTGCTTTTAAAAAATGAACGCTTCTTAGAACTTGTAAAGGGTGAGCATTTTAAAGAGAAAGGGATGTTGGTAAAGGGCGAGCTCAGATATATGGACCTGCTTGTAAAACGAGTCGAGGGCGGGTATAATATCATCGATTATAAAAGCTCCCAAAACCCTAGTGAAAACCATGTCAAACAGGTGCTTGGATACAAAAGAGCGGTGCAGGAGATCACGTCGTGTGAAGTGAGAGGATACCTCTGCTATCTTCATGAAGACGAGACAAAAATAAAAGAGGTTTTATGA
- a CDS encoding MnmC family methyltransferase → MPSSQKHTTVQSEDGTFTAFSKEFGEHYHSTKDGALTESLQKHVIPAFELSKNKSELTILDICFGLGFNTLATLYYMKREGIQKKLSVYSPEFDRELINSLQYFQYPDIFDDLKKIIVSLSTTGEYKDDDLHVSLYLGDAREYLLICKEKFDIVYQDAFSPAANPLLWTKEYFKDIKKLIKDDGVLTTYSVSLATRLALHQNGFNIYLATPKGCRSSTIASPSPIEGYEVVDMPHKILCNPGAKALSDADIQSL, encoded by the coding sequence ATGCCGAGTTCTCAAAAACATACGACGGTGCAAAGCGAAGACGGCACGTTTACCGCCTTTTCAAAAGAGTTCGGTGAGCATTATCATTCTACAAAGGACGGCGCGCTTACGGAGTCCCTGCAAAAACATGTCATCCCGGCATTTGAGCTTTCAAAAAACAAAAGTGAGCTGACGATCCTTGATATCTGCTTCGGTTTAGGGTTCAATACGCTTGCGACACTTTACTACATGAAACGCGAGGGGATACAAAAAAAACTTTCTGTCTATTCACCTGAGTTTGATAGAGAGCTTATCAATTCTTTACAATACTTTCAATATCCCGATATTTTCGATGATCTTAAAAAGATCATCGTCTCGCTTTCAACGACGGGCGAGTATAAAGACGATGACCTGCATGTAAGCCTCTACCTCGGTGATGCAAGAGAGTATCTTCTCATATGTAAGGAAAAGTTCGACATCGTGTATCAGGACGCTTTTTCACCTGCTGCTAATCCGCTTCTTTGGACCAAAGAGTATTTCAAAGATATTAAAAAGCTTATTAAAGATGACGGTGTGCTGACGACGTACTCTGTCTCTTTGGCGACAAGACTCGCTTTGCATCAAAACGGGTTTAATATTTACCTTGCGACACCTAAAGGGTGCAGAAGCTCCACGATCGCTTCTCCTTCGCCAATTGAAGGATATGAGGTGGTAGATATGCCTCATAAGATCCTTTGCAATCCCGGTGCAAAAGCTTTAAGCGACGCCGATATACAGTCTCTTTAA
- a CDS encoding 2-oxoacid:ferredoxin oxidoreductase subunit alpha, producing the protein MAFDKMELRDIEVWDGNFAAAQALRQCQIDVVAAYPITPSTPIVEGYAKFLADGYVEGEFVMVESEHAAMSGCIGASAAGGRVATATSSQGLALMSETLYQASGMRLPIILNLVNRALASPLNVNGDHSDMYMVRDSGWIQFDAYNPQEAYDLNFIAFKVAEDHDIRLPAIVNQDGFMTSHTAQGVKTLSDDVAYGFVGEFKPMNDMLDLDHPVTHGVQTEEDWHFEHKARQHRDLMTKVIPKIEAVFDEFEKLSGRKYNIVEKYDMDDADVAVVCLGTSVETAREVAKEMRENGIKAGVVGIRVLRPFPFMQIAEALKDVKAIAALDRSSPNGAAGMLFNEIAGALYNTGSKALLSGYVYGLGGRDLTKTHLRDLYKELQANADAGKVTTQLQQFIGVRGPKLAFL; encoded by the coding sequence ATGGCATTTGATAAAATGGAACTACGAGACATTGAAGTTTGGGACGGTAACTTTGCTGCTGCTCAAGCTTTGAGACAATGTCAGATAGATGTTGTTGCCGCATATCCTATTACCCCATCGACTCCTATCGTCGAGGGTTATGCTAAGTTTTTAGCAGACGGTTATGTGGAAGGCGAATTTGTTATGGTCGAATCCGAGCATGCTGCGATGTCAGGGTGTATCGGTGCTTCTGCCGCAGGTGGACGTGTTGCGACTGCGACTTCGTCTCAAGGTCTTGCGCTTATGTCTGAAACGCTTTATCAAGCTTCAGGTATGCGTTTACCGATCATTTTGAACCTTGTCAACCGTGCGCTTGCTTCTCCGCTTAACGTTAACGGTGACCACTCTGACATGTATATGGTCAGAGACAGCGGCTGGATACAGTTCGATGCATACAATCCGCAAGAGGCGTATGACTTGAACTTCATCGCTTTTAAAGTAGCCGAAGATCATGATATCCGTTTGCCGGCTATCGTCAATCAAGACGGTTTCATGACGTCTCATACCGCACAGGGCGTAAAAACTCTAAGCGATGACGTAGCTTACGGATTTGTCGGCGAATTTAAGCCTATGAACGATATGCTTGACCTTGACCACCCTGTAACTCATGGTGTTCAAACGGAAGAGGATTGGCATTTCGAGCATAAAGCTCGTCAGCATAGAGACCTTATGACAAAGGTGATCCCGAAAATTGAAGCGGTGTTCGATGAGTTTGAGAAATTAAGCGGACGTAAATACAATATCGTAGAAAAATATGACATGGATGATGCAGATGTTGCAGTCGTATGTCTGGGAACATCGGTAGAAACTGCACGCGAGGTTGCAAAAGAGATGAGAGAAAACGGAATCAAAGCGGGTGTCGTCGGTATCCGTGTTTTAAGACCGTTCCCTTTCATGCAGATCGCAGAAGCACTTAAAGACGTAAAAGCGATAGCGGCACTTGACCGTTCATCTCCAAACGGAGCGGCGGGTATGCTGTTCAACGAGATTGCGGGTGCGCTTTACAACACCGGTTCCAAAGCTCTGCTTTCAGGTTATGTATACGGTCTTGGAGGTCGTGACTTGACAAAAACACATCTAAGAGACCTGTATAAAGAGCTTCAAGCAAATGCAGACGCAGGTAAAGTAACAACTCAATTACAGCAGTTTATCGGCGTTCGCGGTCCGAAACTGGCATTTTTATAA